The following are encoded in a window of Geobacter metallireducens GS-15 genomic DNA:
- the ppsA gene encoding phosphoenolpyruvate synthase encodes MTWIRWFSAITIDDVPLVGGKNASLGEMYRELRPLGVKIPNGFAITAEAYWYLVRSAGVLDEMRRTLAKLHKEDVDDLALRGHRVRELICGAPLPADLAAEITAAYRRLCIEYGENCDVAVRSSATAEDLPTASFAGQQETYLNIRGEVQLLDACRRCFASLFTDRAISYRIDQGFDHFKVGLSIGVMKMVRSDRASSGVIFTLDTETGFRDTVLVTGAWGLGENVVQGAVNPDEFTVFKPPLRQGFRPIVRRKLGEKKIKMIYGTGTSKHLTKNVEVPREERRHYCLADAEVLELARQALLIEEHYSKRAGHDVPMDIEWAKDGVSGELFIVQARPETVESQKRLDFLETYVLERKGEVLVTGTSVGGKIAVGPARVITDVHKLNEFSPGEVLVADTTTPDWEPVMKTAAAIVTNKGGRTCHAAIVSRELGIPSVVGTGDGTGRIAPGREITVSCAEGDVGRIYDGALPFRIERVDLSGMRRPRTRIMMNLGNPEEAFSLCRIPNDGVGLARMEFIITNHIKVHPMALVHPERVEDEASRREIGRLTAGYPDPPAYFVEKLAEGIGTIAAAFHPKPVIVRMSDFKSNEYASLLGGRAFEPAEENPMIGFRGASRYYDERYREGFALECRALKRVRDEMGLVNVIPMIPFCRRIVEAEKVLAEMAANGLVRGENGLGVYVMCEIPNNVIMIDEFSQLFDGFSIGSNDLTQLTLGIDRDSALVAHVFDERDPGVMRLIASVVEGARRNHRHSGICGQAPSDYPEFAAFLVREGIDSISLNPDSILKITLRVLEMEKEIEKP; translated from the coding sequence ATGACCTGGATCCGCTGGTTCTCCGCAATCACCATCGACGACGTCCCCCTCGTGGGAGGTAAAAACGCCTCCCTCGGGGAGATGTACCGGGAACTCCGCCCCCTGGGGGTGAAGATACCCAACGGCTTCGCCATAACCGCGGAGGCCTACTGGTACCTGGTCCGCTCTGCCGGGGTGCTGGACGAGATGCGGCGGACCCTGGCGAAACTCCACAAGGAGGACGTGGACGACCTGGCCTTGCGAGGCCACCGGGTGCGGGAGCTTATCTGCGGCGCGCCGCTCCCGGCGGACCTGGCGGCGGAAATCACGGCCGCCTACCGCCGGCTCTGCATTGAGTACGGCGAGAACTGCGATGTGGCGGTCCGCAGCTCCGCCACCGCCGAGGACCTCCCCACCGCCTCCTTCGCCGGTCAGCAGGAAACCTACCTGAATATCCGGGGCGAGGTGCAGCTCCTGGACGCCTGCCGCCGCTGCTTTGCATCGCTCTTCACCGACCGGGCCATCTCCTACCGCATCGACCAGGGGTTCGACCACTTCAAGGTGGGGCTCTCCATCGGGGTCATGAAGATGGTCCGGTCGGACCGGGCCTCCAGCGGCGTCATCTTCACCCTCGACACCGAGACCGGCTTCCGGGACACGGTGCTGGTCACCGGCGCCTGGGGCCTGGGGGAGAACGTGGTCCAGGGGGCCGTGAACCCCGACGAGTTCACCGTCTTCAAGCCGCCCCTCCGCCAGGGATTCCGCCCCATCGTCCGGCGCAAGCTCGGTGAGAAGAAGATCAAGATGATCTACGGCACTGGCACCTCCAAACACCTGACGAAGAACGTGGAGGTGCCCAGGGAGGAGCGGCGCCACTACTGCCTGGCCGACGCAGAGGTGCTGGAGCTGGCCCGCCAGGCCCTTCTCATCGAAGAGCACTACTCGAAGCGGGCCGGCCACGACGTCCCCATGGACATCGAATGGGCCAAGGACGGGGTTTCGGGGGAGCTCTTCATCGTCCAGGCCCGCCCCGAGACGGTGGAATCCCAGAAGCGGCTCGACTTTCTCGAAACATATGTTCTGGAGCGCAAGGGGGAAGTCCTTGTCACCGGCACCAGCGTCGGCGGGAAGATCGCCGTCGGCCCGGCCCGGGTCATCACCGATGTCCACAAATTGAACGAATTCAGCCCCGGCGAGGTCCTGGTGGCCGACACCACCACTCCTGACTGGGAGCCGGTCATGAAGACCGCCGCCGCCATCGTCACCAACAAGGGGGGGCGTACCTGCCATGCGGCCATCGTGAGCCGCGAGCTGGGGATTCCGTCGGTGGTGGGGACCGGCGACGGCACCGGGCGGATCGCCCCGGGCCGGGAGATCACCGTCTCCTGCGCCGAAGGGGACGTGGGGCGTATTTACGACGGCGCGCTCCCTTTCCGGATTGAGCGGGTGGACCTCTCGGGGATGCGCCGCCCCCGGACCAGGATCATGATGAACCTGGGGAACCCGGAGGAGGCCTTCTCCCTCTGCCGGATCCCCAACGACGGCGTGGGGCTCGCCCGGATGGAGTTCATCATCACCAACCACATCAAGGTCCACCCCATGGCCCTCGTTCACCCGGAGCGGGTAGAGGACGAGGCGTCCCGCCGCGAGATCGGGCGCCTCACCGCCGGCTACCCCGATCCGCCCGCCTACTTCGTGGAGAAGCTGGCCGAGGGGATCGGCACCATCGCCGCTGCCTTCCACCCGAAGCCGGTCATTGTCCGGATGAGCGATTTCAAGTCCAACGAGTACGCCTCGCTCTTGGGGGGGCGGGCCTTCGAGCCCGCTGAGGAGAACCCCATGATCGGCTTCCGGGGGGCTTCGCGCTACTACGACGAGCGGTACCGGGAGGGGTTCGCCCTGGAGTGCCGGGCGCTGAAACGGGTGCGGGACGAAATGGGGCTTGTGAACGTGATCCCCATGATCCCCTTCTGCCGGCGGATCGTGGAGGCGGAGAAGGTCCTGGCGGAGATGGCGGCAAACGGCCTCGTGCGGGGAGAGAACGGCCTCGGTGTCTACGTCATGTGCGAGATACCGAACAACGTCATCATGATCGACGAATTCTCGCAGCTCTTCGACGGCTTCTCCATCGGCTCCAACGACCTGACCCAGCTCACCCTCGGCATCGACCGGGACTCGGCCCTGGTGGCCCACGTCTTCGACGAGCGGGACCCGGGGGTCATGCGCCTCATCGCCAGCGTGGTGGAAGGGGCGCGGCGCAATCACCGCCACAGCGGCATCTGCGGCCAGGCCCCCAGCGACTACCCGGAGTTCGCCGCCTTCCTGGTTCGGGAGGGGATCGACTCCATCTCGTTAAATCCGGACTCGATCCTGAAGATCACCTTGCGGGTGCTGGAGATGGAAAAGGAGATAGAGAAACCATGA
- the wrbA gene encoding NAD(P)H:quinone oxidoreductase, with translation MKVLIPFYSMYGHIYRMAEAVAEGVREVSGAEAVLRRVPETLPTDVLQKMGAVEPQKAFAHIPVCTVDELAAADAIIFGTPTRFGNMCGQMRQFLDATGGLWVKGGLVGKAGGVFTSSATQHGGQESTILTFHTFLLHQGMVLVGLPYAFAGQMRIDEITGGSPYGASTIAGGQGERLPSENELAGARYQGKYIAEIAAKLKG, from the coding sequence ATGAAGGTACTCATTCCGTTCTATTCCATGTACGGCCACATTTACCGGATGGCCGAGGCCGTGGCCGAAGGGGTCCGGGAGGTCTCGGGCGCCGAGGCGGTGCTCCGCCGTGTCCCGGAAACCCTGCCAACCGACGTATTGCAGAAAATGGGGGCCGTCGAGCCCCAGAAGGCCTTTGCCCACATCCCCGTCTGCACCGTGGACGAGTTGGCCGCCGCCGACGCCATCATCTTCGGCACCCCGACCCGCTTCGGCAACATGTGCGGCCAGATGCGCCAGTTCCTGGACGCCACCGGCGGCCTCTGGGTGAAGGGAGGCCTCGTGGGGAAGGCGGGAGGGGTCTTCACCAGCTCCGCCACCCAGCACGGCGGCCAGGAGTCCACCATCCTCACCTTCCACACCTTCCTCCTCCACCAGGGGATGGTGCTCGTGGGGCTCCCCTACGCCTTTGCCGGCCAGATGCGGATCGACGAGATCACCGGTGGTTCCCCCTACGGCGCCTCCACCATTGCCGGAGGCCAGGGAGAGCGTCTCCCCAGCGAGAACGAACTGGCCGGCGCCCGCTACCAAGGGAAGTACATTGCGGAAATCGCGGCGAAGCTAAAAGGATAA
- a CDS encoding FxsA family protein has translation MLFRLFLIFSVVPVIELYLLIRVGRLIGALPTVALLLLISFAGAWLVRHQGFAILRTIQSELAAGRLPAASILDGAVVLVGGILLLTPGFFSDFLGLFFLIPATRTIIKQFLGLWLQKKLASGQVIIRRH, from the coding sequence ATGCTCTTCAGGCTCTTCCTCATCTTCAGCGTTGTCCCGGTCATCGAACTCTATCTCCTCATCAGGGTCGGGAGACTCATCGGCGCCCTCCCCACCGTGGCCCTCCTTCTCCTCATCAGCTTTGCCGGGGCGTGGCTCGTCCGGCACCAGGGATTCGCCATCCTCCGCACCATCCAGAGCGAGCTGGCCGCAGGGCGGCTTCCGGCCGCCAGCATCCTGGACGGCGCCGTCGTCCTTGTGGGAGGCATCCTGCTCCTCACCCCCGGCTTCTTCTCCGACTTTCTCGGCCTCTTTTTCCTCATCCCCGCCACCCGCACAATAATCAAGCAGTTCTTGGGGCTCTGGCTCCAGAAGAAACTCGCCAGCGGCCAGGTCATCATCCGCCGCCACTGA
- a CDS encoding diguanylate cyclase codes for MTHDSLFSTAELETVPLFRFVPLECIEGILAHCTAQELPRGERFEPDGPLDRSLSVLLSGRLALHYDVRETNDPLFLEPGDIIGETFSAGEPGVPCLLVAAEPCRVLVMEEDLIWSLAQASHAAACNLLGILLRRRHDPSRESFAGTAREYALHDQSIVDPLTGFQTRRWLEGVLERQAGRAASSGKPLSLMMIDIDHFRAFNEEHGRIGGDRALHAVSKALRNYLRPTEVVARYGGDTFAILLPETGVATARMIAERLRQRLTNTVIDIHDGRMLPPLTISVGVAEAAVGSDSLTLLRGALEALDAAKASGGNAVSG; via the coding sequence ATGACCCACGACTCCCTCTTCAGCACCGCCGAACTGGAAACGGTTCCCCTTTTCCGCTTCGTCCCCCTGGAGTGCATCGAGGGAATCTTGGCCCACTGCACGGCCCAGGAACTCCCCCGGGGCGAGCGGTTCGAACCTGACGGCCCCCTCGACCGCAGTCTCTCGGTGCTCCTGTCGGGGCGCCTTGCCCTCCACTATGACGTTCGGGAGACCAATGATCCCCTCTTTCTGGAACCGGGGGATATCATCGGCGAGACGTTCTCCGCGGGAGAACCGGGCGTCCCGTGCCTGCTGGTGGCTGCCGAGCCCTGCCGCGTCCTCGTCATGGAGGAGGACCTCATCTGGTCCCTGGCCCAGGCATCCCACGCCGCCGCCTGCAACCTCCTCGGCATCCTCCTGCGGCGGCGCCACGACCCGAGCCGCGAGAGCTTTGCCGGAACGGCGCGCGAATACGCCCTCCACGACCAGAGCATCGTCGACCCCCTTACCGGTTTCCAGACCCGCCGCTGGTTGGAAGGGGTCCTGGAGCGCCAGGCAGGCCGCGCCGCCTCCAGCGGTAAACCCCTCTCCCTCATGATGATCGACATCGACCACTTCCGCGCCTTCAACGAAGAGCACGGCCGCATCGGCGGAGACCGGGCGCTCCATGCCGTGTCCAAGGCCCTGCGCAACTACCTCCGTCCCACCGAGGTGGTGGCCCGCTACGGGGGGGACACCTTCGCCATCCTCCTCCCCGAAACCGGAGTCGCCACGGCCCGGATGATCGCCGAACGCCTTCGCCAGCGGCTGACCAACACCGTCATCGACATCCATGACGGCCGCATGCTTCCCCCCCTCACCATATCGGTGGGGGTTGCCGAAGCCGCCGTCGGCTCGGACAGCCTCACCCTGCTCAGGGGCGCCCTTGAGGCCCTCGACGCCGCCAAGGCCTCGGGGGGGAACGCCGTTTCCGGCTGA
- a CDS encoding beta-class carbonic anhydrase: MTLLDTILDANREFVRPGVFPPLPKNPRKQFAIFTCMDTRLVDFLEPAMGIKRGDAKVIKNAGNTIVDPMSGGVVRSLVAAIFMLGVEEIFVIGHQDCGMASVDAKALKERMIARGVDPAIIEAQVPDLAQWMGAFSCPEENVGRVVSVLRQNPLIPRDVPIHGLIFCPNDGHLDVVVRGY; the protein is encoded by the coding sequence ATGACCCTTCTCGACACGATCCTCGACGCCAACAGGGAGTTCGTCCGCCCCGGGGTATTCCCTCCCCTTCCCAAGAACCCGAGGAAGCAGTTCGCCATCTTCACCTGCATGGATACCCGGCTCGTGGACTTTCTGGAACCGGCCATGGGAATCAAGCGCGGTGATGCTAAGGTCATCAAGAACGCCGGCAACACCATCGTCGACCCCATGAGCGGCGGCGTGGTGAGGAGCCTCGTGGCGGCCATTTTCATGCTCGGCGTGGAGGAAATCTTCGTAATCGGGCACCAGGACTGCGGCATGGCCAGCGTCGATGCCAAGGCCCTGAAAGAGCGGATGATTGCGCGGGGCGTGGATCCTGCGATCATCGAAGCCCAGGTGCCAGACCTGGCCCAGTGGATGGGGGCCTTCTCCTGCCCCGAGGAGAACGTCGGGCGGGTGGTTTCCGTTCTCCGCCAGAACCCTCTCATCCCCCGGGACGTGCCGATCCACGGCCTCATCTTCTGCCCCAACGACGGTCACCTGGACGTGGTAGTGAGGGGCTACTGA
- a CDS encoding OmpA family protein produces MKRLLAAGCALFALAFATTAMAEVKPGSFAITPYVGGYTFDGEQHIKTGPTFGIRGGYNFTKNCGLEGVFGYTPTEQTKRESDVDAITYRLEGLYHFMPEKDLVPFLAVGGGGITIDSEGAGVKSRTDGIVTAGGGLKYFINEALAVRTDGRYILDLSRTLSNWEYTVGLSFLFGGEKKAVAPVAPAAAPAEATPAPEAPPAVMAAEPRPGLMKYCTDLKIEFDIDKADIRPQYKDEVKRVADYMKQYPNTTAVIEGYTDDVGSDDYNMKLSQRRAEAVVNSLVDDFGIDRSRLSAKGYGKTQPLTSNATEAGKQKNRRIQAVIDCTLEDPKVIAKLPDRLCVSLNIQFDTDKYTIKPQYHDEIAKVGEFMKQNPTTTAVIEGHTDRVGSYDYNMKLSLRRAESVVTYLADKFGIERSRLSAKGYGYTRPIGYNSDPKGRAMNRRINAIIDCVLQQK; encoded by the coding sequence ATGAAGAGACTATTGGCTGCAGGATGCGCACTTTTCGCCCTTGCCTTTGCCACGACGGCGATGGCGGAGGTGAAGCCGGGTTCATTTGCCATCACTCCCTACGTGGGAGGATACACCTTCGATGGCGAGCAGCACATCAAGACGGGCCCCACCTTCGGTATCCGTGGTGGGTACAATTTTACGAAAAACTGTGGGCTTGAAGGGGTCTTCGGCTATACCCCCACCGAGCAGACAAAGCGCGAGTCCGATGTTGATGCCATCACCTACCGTCTTGAGGGGCTCTATCACTTCATGCCGGAAAAGGATCTGGTGCCGTTTCTGGCCGTTGGCGGCGGCGGAATCACCATCGACAGTGAGGGCGCCGGGGTGAAGAGCCGTACCGACGGCATCGTCACGGCCGGTGGTGGCCTCAAGTATTTCATCAACGAGGCGCTTGCGGTGCGGACCGATGGCCGCTACATCCTCGACCTGAGCCGGACGCTCAGCAACTGGGAATACACCGTCGGCCTCAGTTTCCTGTTTGGCGGCGAGAAGAAGGCTGTCGCTCCCGTAGCCCCCGCGGCTGCTCCTGCTGAAGCGACCCCGGCACCCGAGGCCCCTCCCGCAGTCATGGCTGCCGAGCCGCGCCCTGGCCTCATGAAGTACTGCACCGATCTCAAGATCGAGTTCGACATCGACAAGGCCGACATCCGGCCCCAGTACAAGGACGAGGTGAAGCGTGTCGCCGACTACATGAAGCAGTATCCGAACACCACGGCGGTCATCGAAGGGTATACCGACGACGTGGGGAGCGACGACTACAACATGAAGCTCTCCCAGCGGCGGGCCGAAGCCGTTGTGAATTCCCTCGTGGATGATTTCGGGATTGACCGCTCACGCCTCTCCGCCAAGGGGTATGGGAAGACCCAGCCCCTTACCTCCAACGCCACCGAGGCGGGAAAACAGAAGAACCGCAGGATCCAGGCGGTCATCGACTGCACCCTGGAGGATCCCAAGGTTATCGCCAAGCTTCCGGACCGGCTCTGTGTGAGCCTCAATATCCAGTTCGACACCGACAAGTACACCATCAAGCCCCAGTACCATGACGAAATAGCCAAGGTGGGCGAGTTCATGAAGCAAAATCCCACGACAACCGCAGTTATCGAAGGGCACACCGACCGCGTGGGGAGCTACGACTACAACATGAAGCTCTCCCTGCGCCGCGCCGAGAGTGTCGTGACCTATCTGGCCGACAAGTTCGGCATCGAGAGATCCCGCCTCTCCGCCAAGGGGTACGGCTATACCCGCCCCATCGGCTACAACTCCGACCCGAAGGGACGCGCCATGAACCGGCGGATCAACGCCATCATCGACTGCGTGTTGCAGCAGAAGTAA
- a CDS encoding sigma-54-dependent transcriptional regulator, translating to MNETILVVDDEQNIRTALAGILEDEGYRPVFAKDGLEALDMAKKENPDLVLLDIWMPRLDGLETLQALKEFHPLLTVVMMSGHGTIETAVKSTKLGAYDFIEKPLSLEKVLVTVKNGLDVGRLKAENDTLRTVAFKGHDMVGNTPAILQLQEQVRRVAATNASVLITGENGTGKELVARAIHHWSPRKEKPFVEINCAALPEELIESELFGHEKGAFTGAVAQKKGKFDLADGGTIFLDEIGDMSLKTQAKVLRILQERKFERVGGTKTIEVDVRVVAATNKDLPGEIRGGTFREDLFYRLNVVPFTVPPLRERRDDIPLLVEHFLAIFAQREGQERKKMLPETVELLKGYDWPGNVRELRNIIERLVIMTPGKVITPDQVPDTIGSAAGEAHRPGAPLELNSLREAREGFEREFILQKLEENGWNISRTAEAIELERSNLYRKMKSYGIDARK from the coding sequence ATGAACGAAACAATACTCGTCGTCGATGACGAACAGAACATCCGCACGGCCCTGGCCGGCATCCTCGAAGACGAGGGATACCGCCCCGTCTTCGCCAAGGACGGCCTGGAAGCCCTCGACATGGCCAAGAAGGAGAACCCCGACCTGGTGCTCCTCGACATCTGGATGCCGCGGCTTGACGGCCTGGAGACCCTTCAGGCCCTCAAGGAGTTCCACCCCCTCCTGACCGTAGTGATGATGTCGGGCCACGGCACCATCGAAACGGCGGTGAAGTCCACGAAGCTCGGGGCCTATGACTTCATCGAGAAACCCCTCTCCCTGGAAAAGGTTCTCGTCACCGTAAAAAACGGCCTCGACGTGGGGCGCCTCAAGGCCGAGAACGACACCCTGCGCACCGTGGCTTTCAAGGGACACGACATGGTGGGGAACACCCCGGCCATTCTCCAGCTCCAGGAGCAGGTGAGGCGCGTGGCGGCCACCAACGCCTCGGTGCTCATCACCGGCGAGAACGGCACCGGCAAGGAGCTGGTGGCCCGGGCCATCCACCACTGGAGCCCCCGCAAGGAGAAGCCCTTTGTGGAGATCAACTGCGCCGCCCTCCCCGAGGAGCTCATCGAAAGCGAGCTTTTCGGCCACGAAAAAGGAGCCTTCACCGGCGCCGTGGCCCAGAAGAAGGGGAAATTCGACCTGGCCGACGGCGGCACCATCTTCCTGGACGAGATCGGCGACATGTCCCTGAAGACCCAGGCCAAGGTGCTCCGCATCCTCCAGGAGCGGAAATTCGAGCGGGTGGGAGGGACAAAGACCATCGAGGTGGATGTGCGGGTGGTGGCGGCCACCAACAAGGACCTCCCCGGCGAGATCCGCGGCGGCACCTTCCGCGAAGACCTCTTCTATCGCCTCAACGTGGTCCCCTTCACGGTGCCGCCGCTCAGGGAGCGGCGGGATGACATCCCGCTCCTGGTGGAGCATTTCCTCGCCATCTTCGCCCAGCGGGAGGGACAGGAGCGCAAGAAGATGCTCCCGGAGACGGTGGAACTCCTCAAGGGGTACGACTGGCCCGGCAACGTGCGGGAGCTGCGCAACATCATCGAGCGGCTCGTCATCATGACGCCGGGAAAGGTCATCACCCCCGACCAGGTCCCTGACACCATCGGCAGCGCAGCCGGCGAGGCGCACCGCCCCGGAGCTCCCCTTGAGCTCAACTCCCTCCGGGAAGCCCGGGAGGGGTTCGAGCGGGAATTCATCCTCCAGAAGCTGGAGGAGAACGGCTGGAACATCTCCCGCACCGCCGAGGCAATCGAGCTGGAACGGAGCAATCTCTACCGGAAGATGAAGAGCTACGGGATCGACGCCAGGAAATGA
- a CDS encoding sensor histidine kinase, translated as MVENHHQQPPIISPPEQERKKRRREAIIIAISVLLILVLTRAEIHLSRISSEVPMGSNILIFGIINIIILLIILLIYLVFRNVAKLLMERRSKAIGANLQTKLVIAFMGLSLVPTMLLFVVSASYVNMSIRNWFNTQVESSLSESLEVAQTYYKNSAANALYYGRQISSIIRDERLLNEENLPRLRELVRRKQQEYNLGIVEVYSSQNEELVRSSNPGVPQGEFTNPSSEDIKMGLNGKELSRVNTVGKADLIRGIMPIYSTYRADEVVGVVVVNYVVPYSLVEKMREITSSYEEFRQLKILKNPIRSGYILTLFLVTMVIVFLAVWFGIYLANSLTTPIKELAEATRQVAEGNLDVQLGQRSSDEFGMLVAAFNKMTLDLRSHQQALRQTNIELVRSNQELDERRRNMEIVLRNVAAGVISVDSHGVITTINKSAEELLQVAARDVVGKNFREVLKHEQIDTLKGILRDMVMAKQDTISRQVTVPIRDSRATLLFNLTMLRDESGEFLGTVVVFDDLTQLIKAQRMAAWREVARRIAHEIKNPLTPIQLSAQRLRKRYLPRFGDEDTVFDECTAMIVKSVDELKNLVNEFSSFARMPAANPAPNDLNGIIREALTLFSQGHRAISFGFREDRRLPHLQLDRDQIKRVFINLLDNAVAAVAEEGEIEIESRFDPVLKMAVITVADTGHGIAPEDKPRLFEPYFSTKKSGTGLGLAIVSTIIADHNGFIRVRDNLPHGTKFIIELPVTA; from the coding sequence ATGGTTGAAAACCATCACCAGCAGCCACCCATCATTTCCCCTCCGGAACAGGAGCGGAAGAAGCGGCGGCGGGAAGCGATTATCATCGCCATCTCCGTCCTGCTGATCCTCGTGCTGACCCGGGCCGAGATCCACCTCTCCCGCATCAGCTCCGAAGTCCCCATGGGGAGCAACATCCTCATCTTCGGCATCATCAACATCATCATTCTCCTCATCATTCTCCTCATCTACCTGGTTTTCCGCAATGTGGCCAAGCTCCTCATGGAGCGACGAAGCAAGGCCATTGGCGCCAATCTCCAGACCAAGCTCGTCATCGCCTTCATGGGACTGTCGCTGGTACCGACCATGCTCCTCTTCGTGGTGTCGGCCTCCTACGTCAACATGAGTATCCGCAACTGGTTCAACACCCAGGTCGAGAGCTCCCTGTCCGAGTCCCTGGAGGTGGCCCAGACCTACTACAAAAACTCGGCCGCCAACGCCCTCTATTACGGCCGGCAGATCAGTTCCATCATCCGGGACGAGCGGCTCCTGAACGAGGAAAACCTTCCCCGGCTCCGGGAGCTGGTCCGCCGGAAGCAGCAGGAGTACAACCTCGGCATCGTGGAGGTCTACTCCTCCCAGAACGAAGAGCTGGTCCGGTCGTCGAACCCCGGCGTCCCCCAGGGGGAATTCACGAACCCCTCCTCCGAGGACATCAAGATGGGGCTCAACGGCAAGGAACTGAGTCGCGTCAACACCGTGGGGAAAGCCGACCTGATCCGCGGCATCATGCCCATCTACTCCACCTACCGGGCCGACGAGGTGGTGGGGGTGGTGGTGGTGAACTACGTCGTCCCCTACTCCCTCGTGGAGAAGATGCGGGAGATCACCAGCTCCTACGAGGAGTTCCGCCAGCTCAAGATCCTCAAGAACCCCATCCGCTCGGGGTACATCCTGACCCTCTTCCTTGTCACCATGGTGATCGTCTTCCTGGCGGTCTGGTTCGGCATCTACCTGGCCAACAGCCTCACGACCCCCATCAAGGAGCTGGCCGAGGCGACCCGCCAGGTGGCCGAGGGAAACCTGGACGTGCAACTGGGGCAGCGCTCGAGCGACGAGTTCGGGATGCTCGTGGCCGCCTTCAACAAGATGACCCTGGACCTGCGGAGCCACCAGCAGGCCCTGCGCCAGACCAACATCGAGCTCGTCCGGAGCAACCAGGAGCTGGACGAGCGGCGCCGCAACATGGAGATCGTGCTGCGCAACGTGGCCGCCGGCGTCATCTCCGTGGACAGTCATGGTGTGATCACCACCATCAACAAATCGGCGGAGGAGCTCCTGCAGGTCGCCGCCCGCGACGTGGTGGGGAAGAACTTCCGGGAGGTTCTCAAGCACGAGCAGATCGACACCCTCAAGGGTATCCTGCGCGACATGGTGATGGCGAAGCAGGACACCATCAGCCGTCAGGTGACGGTCCCGATCCGCGACTCCAGGGCGACACTCCTCTTCAACCTGACCATGCTGCGGGACGAAAGCGGCGAGTTCCTGGGAACGGTGGTGGTCTTCGACGACCTGACCCAGCTCATCAAGGCCCAGCGGATGGCGGCCTGGCGGGAAGTGGCCCGGCGCATCGCCCACGAGATCAAGAACCCCCTGACGCCGATCCAGCTTTCCGCTCAGCGGCTGAGAAAGCGCTATCTCCCCCGCTTCGGCGACGAAGACACCGTCTTTGACGAATGCACCGCCATGATCGTCAAATCGGTGGATGAGCTGAAAAACCTCGTGAACGAATTCTCCAGCTTTGCCCGGATGCCGGCCGCCAACCCGGCCCCCAACGACCTGAACGGGATCATCCGCGAGGCCCTCACCCTCTTCAGCCAGGGGCACAGGGCCATCTCGTTCGGCTTCCGGGAAGACCGCCGGCTCCCCCATCTGCAGCTCGACCGGGATCAGATCAAGCGGGTCTTCATCAACCTCCTGGACAACGCCGTGGCGGCCGTGGCCGAAGAGGGGGAGATCGAAATCGAAAGCCGCTTCGATCCCGTCCTGAAGATGGCGGTGATCACCGTGGCCGACACGGGACACGGCATCGCCCCCGAGGACAAGCCCCGCCTCTTCGAGCCGTATTTCTCCACCAAGAAGTCCGGGACCGGCCTGGGGCTTGCCATCGTCAGCACCATCATCGCCGACCACAACGGCTTCATCCGCGTGCGGGACAATCTTCCCCACGGGACGAAATTCATCATCGAGCTGCCGGTAACGGCGTAA
- a CDS encoding response regulator encodes MEPARNPAKSINILFVEDDRYARELIPLMISNKFPGVAIILADNGESGLELCRANEFDIVITDINMPDMDGIRMAGEIRGLKPDAKIIVMSGYSEKCYFDQLQDIGITDYILKPVDTKLLFLAIGKFIDQVMLKRHRPAVIN; translated from the coding sequence ATGGAACCAGCCCGCAATCCAGCCAAATCCATCAACATTCTCTTTGTGGAAGACGACCGGTATGCGAGAGAATTGATTCCGCTCATGATCTCCAACAAATTCCCGGGGGTTGCCATCATCCTTGCCGATAATGGCGAATCAGGGTTGGAACTCTGCCGGGCCAATGAATTCGACATCGTCATAACCGATATCAACATGCCCGACATGGACGGCATCCGGATGGCCGGGGAGATCAGAGGCCTGAAACCGGACGCCAAAATCATCGTCATGTCCGGTTATAGCGAAAAGTGCTACTTCGACCAGTTGCAGGATATCGGCATCACGGACTATATCCTGAAACCGGTAGACACCAAGCTTTTGTTCCTGGCTATCGGCAAATTCATTGACCAGGTCATGCTGAAACGTCACAGGCCTGCGGTGATCAACTAA